A single genomic interval of Spirosoma taeanense harbors:
- a CDS encoding amine oxidase: protein MLDATDFPSMNPFRSFWWAGYECTDQLNCFGNRVDFLPLTGHLQLLKEDYKHLAPFDIQTVREGIRWSQVEKTAYQYDWSVVERMLAEGHRQGIQQIWDLCHFGYPDDLTPLHPMFARRFAAMCRAFVRFYRDRYPDDELIVTPINEVSFMSWLGGDACGTSPYCTRQGWEVKVGLMRAYIEGVAAMREIDPTIRILTTEPLVQIVPPLNATRQAIMDAAIADENQFQSVDMLAGYLMPELGGSPDYLDLLGFNYYYNNQWVIGFNNFLPWADPVPDPRWVPFRQLLTKAYRRYNRPIVLTETSHPGIDRPHWIDMIGRECAAVIRAGVPLLGVCLYPIVDRPDWDHLDRWHHSGLWDADLTTDPPGRVLVRDYADALLRAQNKVQMAQIEVSQLPVL from the coding sequence ATGCTCGACGCTACTGACTTCCCATCAATGAATCCGTTTCGATCCTTTTGGTGGGCGGGTTATGAATGTACTGACCAACTCAACTGCTTTGGCAACCGGGTTGATTTTCTGCCGCTAACGGGTCACCTGCAGCTTCTGAAAGAAGACTACAAACATCTGGCCCCTTTTGATATCCAGACCGTACGGGAAGGGATTCGCTGGAGTCAGGTTGAGAAAACGGCCTACCAGTACGACTGGAGCGTTGTTGAACGTATGCTGGCCGAAGGGCATCGGCAGGGCATTCAGCAAATCTGGGATTTATGTCATTTTGGTTATCCCGATGACCTGACCCCCCTGCACCCAATGTTTGCCCGCCGGTTTGCCGCCATGTGTCGGGCCTTTGTTCGGTTTTATCGCGATCGTTACCCTGATGATGAATTGATCGTAACGCCTATCAATGAGGTAAGCTTTATGTCCTGGCTCGGAGGGGACGCCTGTGGAACCTCCCCGTACTGTACCAGGCAGGGGTGGGAAGTGAAAGTTGGTTTGATGCGGGCGTATATCGAGGGCGTGGCGGCCATGCGTGAGATTGACCCAACGATACGTATCCTGACAACCGAGCCCCTAGTGCAGATTGTGCCACCACTGAACGCTACCCGGCAGGCGATAATGGATGCGGCTATTGCCGATGAAAACCAGTTTCAGTCGGTCGATATGCTGGCCGGCTATCTGATGCCTGAACTGGGTGGTTCGCCCGATTATCTCGATCTGCTGGGTTTCAATTATTACTATAATAATCAGTGGGTAATCGGCTTCAATAATTTTCTGCCCTGGGCCGATCCAGTTCCTGATCCGCGGTGGGTTCCTTTTCGCCAGCTATTGACTAAGGCCTATCGTCGCTATAATCGACCGATTGTCCTGACCGAAACTAGCCATCCCGGCATCGATCGTCCGCATTGGATCGATATGATTGGTCGTGAATGCGCAGCCGTTATTCGGGCGGGCGTGCCGCTCCTGGGCGTCTGTCTGTATCCCATTGTGGATCGCCCCGACTGGGACCATCTTGACCGCTGGCATCATTCCGGCCTCTGGGATGCCGACCTGACGACGGATCCGCCCGGTCGTGTCCTGGTCCGCGATTATGCAGATGCGTTGTTACGGGCGCAGAATAAAGTGCAAATGGCGCAGATAGAGGTTAGTCAGCTGCCTGTTCTGTAA
- a CDS encoding esterase family protein: MQREYHRWHSPNLGRDMELLVFGHAGARVLVFPTRRGRFYDYENFGLVAALADRIEQGWLQLFCVDSIDSESIYNRYIGPSDRIRRHGQYEQYILNEVLPLSRLKNPQPFMISHGCSLGAYHALNIAFRHPQWFGKVVALSGRYDLSAPVAEFPSLFDTYYDDDIYFNTPNHFLPNLADGAVLEHLRRLDIVLTIGAEDPFLGSNLALSEALSAKQIPHELFVWSGRAHHPDDWHKMVQIYL, from the coding sequence ATGCAGCGCGAGTATCATAGATGGCACAGTCCCAATCTGGGTCGCGACATGGAGCTGCTCGTTTTCGGCCATGCAGGGGCTCGGGTACTGGTCTTCCCTACCCGCCGTGGCCGGTTCTATGATTACGAGAATTTTGGCCTCGTAGCGGCCCTGGCCGACCGGATCGAACAGGGCTGGCTGCAGCTTTTCTGCGTAGACAGTATTGACAGCGAGAGTATTTATAATCGCTACATTGGCCCTTCTGACCGAATCCGGCGACATGGTCAATATGAGCAGTACATTTTGAACGAAGTTCTGCCGCTTTCCCGCCTGAAAAACCCGCAGCCATTTATGATCTCGCACGGGTGCAGCCTGGGTGCTTATCATGCACTGAATATTGCGTTCCGACACCCGCAGTGGTTTGGCAAAGTAGTTGCCCTCAGCGGACGCTACGATCTATCGGCCCCCGTTGCGGAGTTTCCCAGCCTGTTTGATACGTATTACGACGACGACATTTATTTTAACACGCCGAATCACTTTCTGCCCAATCTGGCCGACGGTGCCGTACTTGAACACCTGCGTCGCTTGGACATTGTGCTGACTATTGGGGCCGAAGATCCTTTTCTGGGCAGCAATCTTGCGCTCAGTGAGGCTTTATCTGCCAAGCAGATACCGCACGAATTATTTGTCTGGTCTGGCCGGGCTCACCACCCCGACGACTGGCACAAGATGGTGCAGATTTATCTTTGA